The Kribbella sp. NBC_00662 nucleotide sequence CAGGCCCTGCTGCACAGCGACCGGGACGCTGCCGATCAGCTCGCGACCGCGGTGCTCAGCGAACTCCAGGCGACCCCGAGGCTGAAGGCCAACAGCGACCTGATCATCACCACGGCACGGACCTGAAGCCAGGGTCGGATCCGGGTCCGGTCAGGGAGAACTCCACTGCCGCCGGCGCCGTCGCGGCCGGAGACTGGAGTCCTACCGTTCGACCCTCGGAGGTCTTCAGCCATGATCGGCTTCATCGTCGCCGGACTCGTCATCGGAGCGTTGGCCCGGCTCTTCACGCCCGGCAAGCAGAGGCTCGGCCTGCTCGCCACGTTGCTGCTCGGCCTGGCCGGCTCGGTGATCGGCGGCACGATCGCCGCCATCCTCGGCACCGGCAGCATCTTCGAGCTGAACGTGTTCGGCTTCATCATCGCGGTGATCTCGTCGGTGCTGCTGGTCGGCACGGCCGAGTCCCTGTCCGCCCGCCACAAGAACTCCTCCATCAGCCGCTGAGACAGCGCCCACCGGGGCCCACCTCCGCGCCGACCTGGTCGGTCTAGCTGCCCTCGTTGATCGCCATCGCCGGCCGCGGCTCGCGGCCCGGCGGTTGCGGCGGCCGGGGCAGCAGCGGGCGGCGCTTCTCCAGCGTCCGGACGACCGGCTGGTCGGCCCGCACGGTGATCTCCTCGCCGGCATGCCGGAAGGTGATCTCGGAGTCGGGCCCGTTGTGCACGGTGTACTTCACCGCGACCGGGTCGATCTCCACCTTCAGCCGGACCCCGCGCCACCGGATCGAGAAGCTCAACCCGCCCAGCCCGATCGGCAGAGCAGGATCGAACGACAGCCGGCCGTCGCGGTCCCGCAACCCGCCGAAGCCGCAGACCAGCGCACTCCAGGCACCACCGAGCGACGCCATGTGCAGACCGTCGCCGGTGTTGTGGTGGAGATTGCGCATATCGATCAGCGCGGCCTCGTACGCATAGTCGTACGCGAGGTCCAGATGCCCGACCTCCGCGGCCACCACAGCCTGCACGCACGCGGACAATGACGAGTCCCGCACCGTCAGCCGCTCGTAGTAGTCGAAGTTCCGCGCCTTCTCCTCGTCGGTGAACGCGTCACCGCACCAGAAGGTCGCGAGGATCAGGTCGGCCTGCTTCACCACCTGCGTGCGATACAGCTGGAAGTACGGCGCGTGCAGGAGCAGCGGATACTTGTCCTTGTACGCCTCGAAGTCCCACACCGCGTACCCTGTGAAGCCTTCGGACTGCGGATGTACGCCGAGATCCTTGTCGTACGGCACATAGACGGCAGCGGCCGCGTCCCGCCACGCTGCCTCCTCCTCGGCGTCGATGCCCAGCTCGCGGGCCTTGCCCGGCAGCTTCGCCGAGACCTCCGCCGCGAACCGCAGGTTGCGCGCCGCCATCAGGTTGGTGAAAACGTTGTCGTCGGCAACGGCGCTGTACTCGTCCGGGCCGGTCACGCCCGGTAGATGCCACTTGCCGTCGCGGTCGTGGTGTCCCAGCGACATCCACAGCCGGGCCGTCTCTGCCAGCAACTCCAGCCCGACCTCTTCGAGGAAGCCGTCGTCTGCAGTGGCGGTGTGGTACCGCATCACTGCCTCGGCGATGTCGGCGTTGAGGTGGAATGCCGCCGTCCCCGCAGGCCAGTAGCCGGAGCACTCCTGGCCGCGGATCGTCCGCCACGGAAAGGCCGCGCCCTTGAAGCCGAGCACCTCGGCCCGCTCCTTGGCCAGCTCGAGGATCGAATGTCGCCAGCGCAACGCGTCGGCGGCCGCGTCGGGCATGGTGTAGGTCAGCACCGGCAGGACGAAGCCCTCGGTGTCCCAGAACGTGTGCCCGTCGTACCCGGCGCCGGTCAGTCCCTTCGACGGGATCGCCCGCCGCTCGGCGCGCGCACCGGCCTGCAGCACGTGGAACAGCGCGAACCGCACTGCCTGCTGCAGCTCCGGATGCCCTTGTACTTCGACGTCGGCGCCGTCCCAGAAGTCGTCGAGGAAGTCGACCTGCTGTTTGGTCAGCCCGTCCCAGCCGGAGAACTGCGCACTCGCGATCGCCGCCGCGACCTGGTCCCGGATCGCTGTCTCCGAACGCAGACTGGACCAGCCGTAGGCCAGGTACTTCACCACGCGCAGACTCTCGCCCGGCTGCAGGTGAGCGATCACCGTGGTGCGCGCCCAGTCCTCACGCACGTCCTGGTCCATCGCGAACCGGACGGTGGTGTCCACCTCGTGCGACATCGCCGCGGCCATCAACTGCTGGCTCCGCGTGGTCCGGTGGATCAGCACGACGCCGTGCTCACCGCCGTCGTGGCTGACCGGCTTCAACGGGTTGTCGAGCACTGCGGCGACGCGCGGGTCGTCGGACAGCTTCGGCTGCGCCTCGTTGGCGACCAACTCGGACTGGATCACGAAGCGGGCCGGCTGGTCGACCGGCTCGACGACGTACTCGATCGCGGCGACCGCGCGCTGGGTGAGCGAGACCAGCCGGCGGCTGCGGACCTTGATCCGCTTGCCGCCCGGTGAGGTCCAGTCGACGTCGCGCTCGAGGATGCCGGTGCGGAAGTCGAGCGAGCGCTCGTGCTTGGTCAGGTACCCGTAGCGGATGTCGAACGGCGAGTCGTCGACCATCAGCCGGATCAGTTTGCCGTTGGTCACGTCGACGAGCGTCTGCCCGGACTCCGGGTAGCCGTAGCCGGCTTCGGCGTACGGCAGCGGGCGCTGCTCGTAGAACGAGTTCAGGTAGGTGCCGGGGATCGCGTAGGGCTCGCCCTCGTCGAGGTTGCCGCGCAGGCCGATGTGGCCGTTGGACTGGGCGAACAGCGACTCCGACTGGGCCAGCTTGTCCAGCGCGAGCCGGGTCTCCCGCAGCCGCCAGGGCTCGATCGGGTGATGGCCTCGGTCGATCACTTGCCCTCCTCGTCATCGGCGAGCAGGTCGGCAAGGTCGCGGACCACCACGTCGGCGCCGTGCGACTTCAACTCGGCGGCCTGACCGACGCGGTCCACTCCGACCACGTACCCGAACTGGCCCGAACGGCCGGCCGCCACACCGGCCAGCGCGTCCTCGAACACCGCTGCCTCGGCCGGGTCGACGCCGAAGCCCTTGGCCGCGGCAAGGAACGTGTCCGGCGCCGGCTTGCCCTTCAAGCCCTCCGTCCGGATCGTCACGCCGTCGACGATCTGCTCGACGTACTGCGCGAGTCCGGTGACGTCGAGCACCTCGCGGGTGTTCGCGCTGGACGACACCACCGCGCGGCGGAGGCCGGCCTGCTCGGCAGCCTTGAGGTACTGGCGCGAGCCTTCGAACACGTGCACGCCCTCGGTCCGGATCCGGCGCTGGACGGCCTCGTTCTTCCGGTTGCCGAGACCGTTCACCGTCATCGCGTCCGGCGGATCGTCGGCGGCGCCGTCGGGCAGCGTGATCCCGCGCGCGGCGAGGAAGTCCCGCACCCCGTTCGCGCGCGGCTTGCCGTCGACGTACGCGTCGTACTCGGCCCGCGCGTCGAACGGCTGGAACGGTATCCCGTGCTGCGCCGAATAGTCGCGGAGGAACTTGTCGAACATCTCTTTCCACGCGGCGGCGTGGACGGCAGCGGTGTCGGTCAACACACCATCCAGGTCGAACAGACAGGCCCGGATCCCCGTAGGTAGTCCCAGCATGCAACCCACCCTAGGGGGTCAACCGGTCCGGCAGGCCAAAGGCTGGGAAACGGGAGTAGCCGAAGGTGGTGATCTCGACGATCTTGTGGTCGCTGACCCACAGCACGTCGAGCTTGAACGCCCGCCACACCGTGTCCCCCGGACGCATCAGGTACGACGCTGCCGCGGGCAACCGGTTCGCCGAGGTCGGCACCAATCGCCACTCGCCCTCGCGCTTCGGCCCCATGCCCCGCTCGAACAGCGGCAGGCACGCGGCCAGGCCGTTGAACGTGAGCTGGTCAGGCGGCATCGAGATCCGCAGGTCTTCGGCTGCGATCGCGATCGCGGCCGCTGCGTCACATCGCTGGTGCGCGTCGATGAAGCGGTCCAGCACCTCGCGCTCCTCGGCCGTCGGGCGTGGCGCACTCCAGTCGGACCGCCGTGCGGGCAGGCGCTGCTGCATCGTCACGCGGGCGCGCTGGAGTGCGCTGTTGGCCGCGGCCACGCTGGTCTCCAACAGGCCGGCCGTCTCCGACGCCGACCAACCGAGGACGTCACGCGCGATCAGTGCGGCGCGCTGGCGAGCAGGCAACGCCTGGAGTGCGATCAGGAACGTGAGCTCGATCGTCTCCCGGTCCACCACGACCGCATCGGGCTGGTCGGCGGGTGGAGCGATCTCGTCGAGCAGGCGGTCCGGATACGGCTGGAGCCAGACCATGTCGCCGGGTGACGTGCTGCGCCTGGTGTGCCGTCGGGTGACATCCAGGCAGACGTTCGTCGCGATCCGGTACAGCCAGGCACGGAAGTACGTCCGCCCGTCGTACTGATCCCGGCTGCGCCAGGCCCGCAGCAGCGTCTCCTGCACGGCGTCCTCGGCATCGTCGTACGACGCGAGCATCCGGTAGCAATGCACGTGGAGCTCGCGTCGATACCTCCCCGCGAGGTCGGCGAACGCGGCCTCATCGCCCGCGAACGCCGCCTCTTCCAGCGTCGTCATGACTGGTGCCCGACCTCCTGGACGGTCCAGTTGTTGCCGTCCGGGTCGTCGAAGGAGAGGAAGGTGCCGTAGTCGGAGCGCTCCGGGTGGAGGCCGTCCTGCTTGCCCTGGGCGCCGAAGTGGAACGGCGAACTGACCTCCACCCCGCGGTCGACCAGCTCGGCCCGCGCCGCCTCGATGTCGGTCACCACCAGGTGGGTGCCCTGGTACGTGCCCGGCTTCGCCGAGGTGACCCCGGTCCCGATCGTGATCGAGCACGCCGACCCTTGCGGGGTCAGCTGCACGACCCGGAACGAGTCGCCGGCCCGGTGGTCGACGTCCACGGCGAAGCCGAGCTGGTCGGTGTAGAACTTCTTGGCCCGATCCACGTCCGACACCGGCACGATCACGAGCTCGAGTTTCCAGTCCATCTGCGGCCTCCCGCGGTCACGGTCGGTCCAGTCTGACCGACATCGATGACCGTGTAA carries:
- a CDS encoding GlsB/YeaQ/YmgE family stress response membrane protein, coding for MIGFIVAGLVIGALARLFTPGKQRLGLLATLLLGLAGSVIGGTIAAILGTGSIFELNVFGFIIAVISSVLLVGTAESLSARHKNSSISR
- a CDS encoding glycoside hydrolase family 65 protein, coding for MIDRGHHPIEPWRLRETRLALDKLAQSESLFAQSNGHIGLRGNLDEGEPYAIPGTYLNSFYEQRPLPYAEAGYGYPESGQTLVDVTNGKLIRLMVDDSPFDIRYGYLTKHERSLDFRTGILERDVDWTSPGGKRIKVRSRRLVSLTQRAVAAIEYVVEPVDQPARFVIQSELVANEAQPKLSDDPRVAAVLDNPLKPVSHDGGEHGVVLIHRTTRSQQLMAAAMSHEVDTTVRFAMDQDVREDWARTTVIAHLQPGESLRVVKYLAYGWSSLRSETAIRDQVAAAIASAQFSGWDGLTKQQVDFLDDFWDGADVEVQGHPELQQAVRFALFHVLQAGARAERRAIPSKGLTGAGYDGHTFWDTEGFVLPVLTYTMPDAAADALRWRHSILELAKERAEVLGFKGAAFPWRTIRGQECSGYWPAGTAAFHLNADIAEAVMRYHTATADDGFLEEVGLELLAETARLWMSLGHHDRDGKWHLPGVTGPDEYSAVADDNVFTNLMAARNLRFAAEVSAKLPGKARELGIDAEEEAAWRDAAAAVYVPYDKDLGVHPQSEGFTGYAVWDFEAYKDKYPLLLHAPYFQLYRTQVVKQADLILATFWCGDAFTDEEKARNFDYYERLTVRDSSLSACVQAVVAAEVGHLDLAYDYAYEAALIDMRNLHHNTGDGLHMASLGGAWSALVCGFGGLRDRDGRLSFDPALPIGLGGLSFSIRWRGVRLKVEIDPVAVKYTVHNGPDSEITFRHAGEEITVRADQPVVRTLEKRRPLLPRPPQPPGREPRPAMAINEGS
- a CDS encoding beta-phosphoglucomutase family hydrolase codes for the protein MLGLPTGIRACLFDLDGVLTDTAAVHAAAWKEMFDKFLRDYSAQHGIPFQPFDARAEYDAYVDGKPRANGVRDFLAARGITLPDGAADDPPDAMTVNGLGNRKNEAVQRRIRTEGVHVFEGSRQYLKAAEQAGLRRAVVSSSANTREVLDVTGLAQYVEQIVDGVTIRTEGLKGKPAPDTFLAAAKGFGVDPAEAAVFEDALAGVAAGRSGQFGYVVGVDRVGQAAELKSHGADVVVRDLADLLADDEEGK
- a CDS encoding RNA polymerase subunit sigma-70, which gives rise to MTTLEEAAFAGDEAAFADLAGRYRRELHVHCYRMLASYDDAEDAVQETLLRAWRSRDQYDGRTYFRAWLYRIATNVCLDVTRRHTRRSTSPGDMVWLQPYPDRLLDEIAPPADQPDAVVVDRETIELTFLIALQALPARQRAALIARDVLGWSASETAGLLETSVAAANSALQRARVTMQQRLPARRSDWSAPRPTAEEREVLDRFIDAHQRCDAAAAIAIAAEDLRISMPPDQLTFNGLAACLPLFERGMGPKREGEWRLVPTSANRLPAAASYLMRPGDTVWRAFKLDVLWVSDHKIVEITTFGYSRFPAFGLPDRLTP
- a CDS encoding glyoxalase superfamily protein → MDWKLELVIVPVSDVDRAKKFYTDQLGFAVDVDHRAGDSFRVVQLTPQGSACSITIGTGVTSAKPGTYQGTHLVVTDIEAARAELVDRGVEVSSPFHFGAQGKQDGLHPERSDYGTFLSFDDPDGNNWTVQEVGHQS